Genomic window (Pradoshia sp. D12):
GGCCCATGCCGCCTTCCATTTGCATTCCTTTACCGACAAATGGATCCATTGTGGATTGTGTATCCGTTTCTACTTGTTGGGATAATAATTGATCGCCGATTTTATCAGCTGCTACATTACCAGTGACAGAAGCTATACCAAGTGCAAATACAGCAATGATTAGTATTTCTACAATAAACTGCCCTATCAACTTGCTCTTCTTTTCTCCAATGGCAAGCAGTACGCCCATTTCATATTTACGCTCCCGTATACCAAGCATTACAATCAGTCCTAAAATAATCGCACCTGCAATAGTCACGAGATAGACAACGTTCTTAGAAAAGGATGCTACATTGTTAATTGGTTCAACCATTTGTTGATACAACTGATCGTTGGCATCCAATTTAAATATGTCCGTATCAATAGCTCCGGTCGCTTCTGCATCCTCAATAAAAGAATCCGTATCCGCTGGGTCATTCATGTAGTAGACTGCGCTTTCGATTGTATCCTTGTAATCTTCACCCTTCAATTCATTAACAAGTGTGTATGGTACATATACTTTGTTATACGGATTCATGGCAGTGAAGTTCATCATACCTGAATCAGTAGATATTGAAGAAGTTTTGTAAATGCCGATTATTTCGACTTCAACAGTTGTATCTTCATCTGTTGAAGAGGTCACCTCTAATTGGTCCCCAACTACCAATTCGTTCTCTTCAGCCAGTGTCTCTTCGATAATGGCTACATTTTTATTTAAATGGTCATCTGATAGATGAGTGCCCTCTACCATTTCGGCATCTCCATCCATAAATTCGCTTGTTGTATCTGTAAAAGCTACTCCCTGGAGACTAATATCGGCATCCGCCATACTTGGACTGCCGCCTCCTCCAAATCCCGGACCTTGGCCATTTTTGTTCGTTTCATTTGTTGTACTTGTTGACTCTGTTTCTATTGGATCAAAATTTCCAGCCACTCCAAATGTAGTAGAATAATAGTTATATCCTTTTATCTGTGACAAAGATAGTAATTCATTTGCATCCTCAACCGCGACAGGCTCTTCTGTTAATCTAACAGGTTCTCTGTTTTCTTGATTTTCACGCTCCTGCCGTTGCTGCTCCATTAATTTTTCTCGATCAGCACTTAGTGTGACTTCACTGCCAAGACTCTGTTTTGCGAGCTCTGCTGATTTGTTTGCTGCTGTTTGTATCGATAAGCCAGATAAAACAAGCACACAGATAACTGTGAATACAACTAACTGTAGAATGCTCTTCCCTTTTCTGGCTTTTACACTTAAAAAAGCCCTTTTTATAAAGTTCATCTTTTTCATCCTTTCTGACAATCTATACCGGGTAAATCCTTAGAAAAGCTTTTCTATAAAAAATCTTACGACCATAATGTGTCGATAAAATGTCAAACAAAACTAAAAATATTTGTGTAGGCGAAACTATTATATTTGTATGAAAAGCTTTACAATTGACGTTAGAAATATTGATTATGTACAGTTGAAAAGAATATAACTATTAATATAACCGCTTGATACATAGATTTTTTTATACTTCATAGACACATAATTATCTAAGCATTTTAAGCGGTTTTAGAGGAGAAACTCATGGAAAATAAAAAAATATTGCCCGTTCTATTCCTGGTCATGTTTTTAGTGATGGTTGGCTTCGGGATTATCATTCCGGTCCTTCCATTTTTAGCAGAAGAGGTCGGCGGCACACCTACCCAGCTTGGCTTACTAATGGCAGTTTATTCGTTAATGCAGTTAATTTTCGCTCCGATTTGGGGAAAGATATCGGATCGAATCGGCAGAAAACCAGTCATGTTAATCGGTATATTTGGTCTGGCTTTATCATTCTTCATCATGGCCATAGCCAATTCATTATGGATAATGTTTGTGGCACGGATCATTGGTGGTATCCTTTCCTCAGCCAATATGCCAACTACCATGGCCTATGTAGCAGATATTACGACTGAAGAAGATCGTGGAAAAGGAATGGGGATTATAGGAGCAGCGACCGGGTTAGGCTTCATCTTCGGTCCAGCAATTGGCGGGATTCTTTCAAAATCCAGCTTAAATACGCCTTTCTTAATTGCCGGA
Coding sequences:
- a CDS encoding ABC transporter permease, with product MNFIKRAFLSVKARKGKSILQLVVFTVICVLVLSGLSIQTAANKSAELAKQSLGSEVTLSADREKLMEQQRQERENQENREPVRLTEEPVAVEDANELLSLSQIKGYNYYSTTFGVAGNFDPIETESTSTTNETNKNGQGPGFGGGGSPSMADADISLQGVAFTDTTSEFMDGDAEMVEGTHLSDDHLNKNVAIIEETLAEENELVVGDQLEVTSSTDEDTTVEVEIIGIYKTSSISTDSGMMNFTAMNPYNKVYVPYTLVNELKGEDYKDTIESAVYYMNDPADTDSFIEDAEATGAIDTDIFKLDANDQLYQQMVEPINNVASFSKNVVYLVTIAGAIILGLIVMLGIRERKYEMGVLLAIGEKKSKLIGQFIVEILIIAVFALGIASVTGNVAADKIGDQLLSQQVETDTQSTMDPFVGKGMQMEGGMGPGMGGGNAPGAPNQALVETAQVDDLDVKVTASDLGMLTGIGLLIAILATLIPSLSILRLQPKAILSRQD